Genomic window (Rosa chinensis cultivar Old Blush chromosome 6, RchiOBHm-V2, whole genome shotgun sequence):
GTCACAACAGATCAAATCTCCTCCATCTCCACAGATCCCACATGTATCATCATTTGGGTCTTCCTTAGTAACCTCTACAAAGTGGAATCCCCGACGTTCAGACTCTTCCTGTTTATTCCATGAGTTTAGCAGGCATTGCAAAAGGGAAGACCCAGAGTCTGTCAATATATATCTAAGAGGCTCAGAATAATCACTTCCGGTATGAGTTACAAATTCTGAAAGTGAGATGGTTTTGTCACAGCAACCACAATGAATTCCATCTCTTGCAATTTTACCCTCAAGCAGcacttttctcttcctcttgttcATGTACTTCAACTTTGAATTAAGTGACAGGGTTCCCAAGTCAACCATCCAGGCAAGTACTGTTCTCTTCCCATCATATGGTATGTAGCCATCATTTTCAGAATCCACATTCTCAGAGTTGCGAACTAACAAAGCACATCGCTTTCTATTCTGAGTCTTCTGCCGCTTCTGACGCTGGACCAAACGCAGCTCTCCCTCGCATGCTGTACTTGTTGATGCATCCTTCTCAAGAAGCAAATGTTTCCCTTTCAGTGACTTACCCAGTTTCTTTTCCTCCTCTCTTCAATCCCTTCATCCGATACATCCCCATCCTTTGCCTTCTGCTTTCCATTACTGTTTCCCTGTCCTTTACcctttcccttcttcttcttcttcttatattTCCCCACCTTTTTATTAACTATCCTCTGTAGCATACTGAGTTCCTCTGGTGGTATCGGCGTAAATTTGAAACTGTCCTTACAAGTCATTGGATCGCCATTTTCACAACCCACTTTAAAAGCATTGTAAGCCTTGGTTACTGACCAGTGAGTCTTTCCGGCTGGACATACATACACCGCATCCATGTACTCTCTGCCATTCCTCTGCCTACGCTCAACCGTCCAGCCTGCAGCCAGAATCATTTTCACTATTTTTTCACTCACTGACTGTTTTAGCTCACGTATGCCATCCTTCGAATTGCTTCTCTGTTTATTATCTCCGCTTTGTTTTAGTTTCTGTGCTTTATGTTCATCCCCATCCTCACTGTCCTCACTCTCCACATATCTTCCTTTTTTATCCCTTTTAACTTGAGAAGAGGCCTTTACATCCAATTCTTTCCTAATCCTCTTCCCTTCCAGGTATGAATCATTAGTTACTGTACTTGGTTTCACTCCTTCTTGTGACTTTGAACCCGATTTTCTTTTGAAGTACACATTTCCTTCCTCGTCAAGATTTCCTTTCAAATTCTCACTACTATTCTGCCCAGATCTTAACTTCTTTCTCAGCCGACCATCCAAGAGATcaatctcttctctttcttttttcaccgGTCTCCCACGCTTACCTTTCAACTTCCTGAGTCCATCACTCGACCTCccactttcttcttttctcaccTTGGGTGGTCTCCCACGCTTACCTTTCAACTTCCTGAGTCCATCACCCGACCTCccactttcttcttttctcaccTTGGGTGGTCTCCCACGCTTACCTTTCAACTTCTTTGTAAACCCTGTAACCAACTGATCCTGTCCTTCATTTTTCACATCACTGAACTTCTTGTGAGACACATCCTTCTGTCTACTTTCCCTAACCAGAGCACCATCAGTCTCTGCCATAAATCCACCATTCACCACAGTCTGTGACCGCAGAACCCGACCAGCAACTGGAGCTTTACCACCCACCTCTGTTTCCTTCACCTTCTTTTTCTCCACGCCACCACCATTACCAACCAACCTACTTTTCTTCCCAAACTCAGCTACTTCCACATTTTCTTTCTCACCCATATCACTATCACTCTCTGCCCTATCACCATTACTCTCTGTCTTAACACCATCACTCTCTGACTTATTACCGTGACTCTCTGTCTTATCACCACCATTCTCCGCCATACTCTCCGCCTTACCACCAGCACTCTCCGCCTTATCACCACCGCTCTCCGCCATATCACCATTACTCTCTGCCTTACCACCATCACTCTCCGCCTTATCACCACCTCTCTCCGCCATATCACCACCACTCTCTGCCTTATCACCACCACTCTCCGCCTTATCACACTCACCATTCACCACAGTCCGCGACCGCAGAACCCGGCCAGCATTCAGCACTTTACCATCCCCCTCTTccttccccttcttcttctcaagACCATCATCAACAACATTTTCACCCTTCTTAGCCAACCTCTGCCTCTTCCTTTTCTCCGCAACTCCCACATCCTCCATCTCCCCACCATTGACCACAGTCCGCGACCGCAAAACCCTACCAGCAATCCCCACTTGACCTCCCACCTTTTCTTCCTTCCCCTTCTTATCATCCCCATTAGCCACCAACCTCCTCTTCTTCCCAGTCTCCCCTACTCCCTCACCACCACCATTCGCCACAACCCGTGACCGCAGAACCCTGCCAACAATTGGCACTTGACCATTCACCTTTTTCCTCTcaacaacaccaccaccatTCCCAGTCTGAACCACATGATCAAATTCCGGTCCGTCCAAAACCAAATGTGGGGTTTCCTCATCCCCTTTGTTTCCCACCACTGTTTGCTTCAAAGAACCCTTTTCTTTCTCAACCTTGAACTTGCCAGATCTCAACCCCTCTTTCATCTCTAACAAAACCCACAAAAACCCAGTTCCACTTTCCCCTTCAAATTGCTTCACTCAACCCAAACCCCACAATCCCCCATGTACTTGATTACACACACCCTGCAGCTAAAACAAAGCACTGACACCAACCAAAACAaagaatcattatttaaaaaaaaaaaaaaatttaatttaatttgagaaagaaaaaggggTCCTTGAACAGAACAAGACTGACCAGATCACCAGCTGACGGAGGTCAGCCAATGCAGGAAAATTCTGAGGTCTGACGAGGCCGTGCGAGTCACGTGCGCCGAGAGAGCTTCGGTGATTCCGACATCGGCGTCTGTGAAATTTCGGATTGACGAGAGAAAAGACAGAAAGACAGAGAGTGAGAGAAAGAGGGGAGTTACGTGAcaagagacagagacagagtgAGAGGGCTTTGGGGATTTTTaaggttttagagagagagagagaggggtgcTTTACCTTTGCTTGTTCTCTCatttatgatttaattaattcatttAGGATGGGGTCAAATTCTtggttcttggtttttccctccacaaaaagaaaattatatatgACTGGGAGATGGGATTTGTTTCAACGTTTTTGACCTTATCGGTTTTCTGAGAGACGCAAACCTAAGGCCTTGTTTAATCTCAATATACTCTTGACTTCACACTGTTTCTTTCATACCCGAAGAAGAATGCTCCAGTTTGAGGACTTGTCTGACTTCTTTAACGAGTTGTTGCTAAATTTGCTTCTCGTATTTCAGTATTTGTGTCAGAAAATTTCTTACCGGATAATAGTTACAAAGGTTGCTTATCAAAAACCACGGTAATTTTCTTATATCTGCCTTTTATTTGGCATACTCTGTTTTTAAAGAAGTAAAGGTTGTAAAATCTGGGTTTTGTCACTCTCAATCTGAAAAAGAGTGTACCATGTGTGCATTTCGTAAGTCAAAACCTCTTGTAAATTAAGTTCAGTCGCTAAAACAGAGGCATCAAAATCAAACTCGAGTAGTTGTGATAGTGGAGATTGTCGTATGATGGTTTTATTTAGGAGCGTTGTTTATAATGAGGCGCAAAGTTTTAAAGTAATAACAATGGAGCGAAATTCATAATTGAGGTGTGGGAGTTTCGATACTAGTTGTTGTTGCACATAATTGACAGTTttatttatactattattaagagaaaagaGTTTGTCagtcaaaacagaaaaaatttactaaaatatccctcaaatgttaaaaaaaaacatttgaactgacatatttgagaaagacaaaatagtcaattcacaaataaaagaaaaacaaaataaatttaacaaaaaaaaatcaaaaacaaaatatgtgcgGTAGTTTTCTTGATATTATGTGGAATAACTTCCCACGTAATTCCACACTCATATGGTGTGTTTGGAGTCTAAttgttaattaaataaacaacGGTTTCTTTATTATTTATGTAACCACCAAACATCCCTTAGTAGTTTTCAGAGTTCAAGTAACATGTTCGAATAATTTATTATTTAGAAATGACATAAAAGAACCTGAATTCTCAGATTTCAAAATCTCTTACAAGATTTTATGTGATTCTTTTTATCTGTTGTAGTCACTGATATTTATGTATTTCATTGCAATACATAAATAACACTTGATATCATTGTAagaaaggaaaaatgaaaaagaaaaacagaagagggaattgttaatttgttacgAGCCAAATTAGGAATATTACACAAacgacaaaaaataaaataagccAAAACTAACATCAATAGAGTATAATGGAATATGATGATATAAGTAATCttttttgatgatgatgatgatagcaattaagtaatttttttttttttttgaatgaattaATCTTTCATTAAAATGGACCTCAATTGAGGTGATAGCAATTAAGTAATAAAACgtttcaaacaaaagaaaataaaaaaatgtgatTTAACTTAGAGTCGTATATGAAGACAAATAAGAATTTAGGATGATCGTAGTTTACGAAACAGGTTCCATATTCAACGACTTTCTGTTGACTTGTGTACAATAGGAATTTCAATCATTGGTTTAACAAACTCAATCGACTTCCCGAACTGTTTGACTTTATGTCTTTAGTAACCATGGCATTTGCCTTGCAAAGTTGCAAGGTAGTTGCACCTAAAACACAGCATGTCACATTTGTACATATTACAATATTTTTTTCAATAAGTAATTATGGAAATTGAGTTCACTATCATATGGGCATAAGTCTTAATTTCGTAAATAGGAGAACATGAGTTTGATTCATGAAAAAATAATTGTTATATTTCTCAGTTGTTGAGGAATCGAAATAAATTGTCATTACATTGCTAGTTaatatttcacaaaaaaaaaatgatagttaataatgaaaaataaataactcCAACTTGAACCGAAGCTGAATGCACCCCCTTTCAATCTACAGGTTAGCATCACACccttttgttcattctaatttatattacaaagaattagttgttctaaagttggtaatacccaAAACCGAAATatcgaatttggtagatataattaaaaactgaaaattttggttggtaattggtagctcaattttgataccgaaagctttggttttgaagttggtaatacctataaccgattcgaaccgaccgattGACAACCCTAGTTAGAAGCGTCGATGGTTAGGTGTTGACAATTACTCATGCTCCTCAAACAGCTAGGAGTTGCTCACAAATTAGCTGGATTAGCTTTCGAGTGGAATGAAAACCAACTTTGGTTAAACCAAGCTTCAGATTTTGTGCAGGATGCTCTACTCTTTGAGTGTAACCATATCGGCATATCCCATGATTTGAATAAATCATTCGTATGGGGTGTTCTTGTTAGATTGGACATATCCTACTTATTCAACCTCTAATTCACTTTTCTAAATTCTTAAAAAACTAAGTATACCttcttaattttaccaaaataccCTTGAATAATTAAATGTGTCCCATAAACCATATCAAATAGGACAaacaaactttaaaaaaaaaaaaacacagtaaATAGTGTTTTCCCCATAAACTCAATCGGTAGACTTGCTCTTATATATTGCTAGCCAGATGTTGTGAAAGAAGCCAATTGAAAGAAAACTTTTTCTATATCACACTTAGAAAAGTATATACATGTTTTAAAGTTATGACCGATTTAGTACACGAAGGTCAATCTGCCCAGAAATCTGTTTTGAGCAAATAAGGAGAATTTGAGAAGGTTTCTACTCCATATTTGATCTGATTTTGAGGATATATTGAACAaattatttgatttttgatgataTTTTCCAAAATTACCATGTTATGAAataaattgttaattttcatgCAACTGATGCAaattagttttttcttttttcttttcatctcaAGGCAACTGACCAGATGAACACCACTGCAAAGAACAATCGAACATACAAACACCAAATCTTTTttcttaaaatataaaaatcaactGTATATGTGAAACAGTTTTGGCCTTCATGGCATTGTAAAACTACAATTTATGATTCCTCAGTCAGCAAAGGACGTCAGAAAGGGTACTGATTTCTAATTGGACCAAGAGACCTGTCATGTCATTCATAGGGGTCGAAACTCAGTTCCGACTCCCAACTTATTTATTCATGCAAGCTTCTTGAGCCTGAACCAAGCAAAGATTATTATAGTAACTTCTCCGGTATTACCTAGCATGTTCTTGACATGCTTTGCGTGTTTTAAAGAATGGGTACTTAAAATCCAACAAAATATGGTATTCATCTGCTCAGTCATCATATATCATCAACATTCATAAGTCGAATCACACAACAACCTAAAGTCAAATAGTTAAAACATATATTAGATTCCGCAACTAAAACATCACATGTATCTGTTCAAAGATTAAATTATCGCAAAATTTTATGCTcactaacaaaaaaagaaacaagacaATGAGTAACAATTGGGGCCAACACAGAGAGGCTGATGAGACAGAAACCCGCTGCCCTTGAATGCAACCCAAAAACATGATACAAAAGCTCATTTCTTCTTGGCGGCGTCACCAGCCTTGGTCTGCATGTACGATTTGCAAATgttaacaaaaaacaatgaactGGAAAAAAACGTAAACAGAAAGTTTCCAGAAAGTAATCCCAAAGCTTGAGATGGTTATTTCCAGGCTCTACCAAAAGATGCACTACCTCTGACCAGCAATTCCAAATTGTACTAAGAAAACTGAGCacaaaaagagaacaaaagttaTTACCTTCTTTACTCCGCGAATCTTCTTAGCTCTGTTCTTCCTTTCTTTCAGTTGCTTCCTTGACTTTTCCACCTTAGAGTCCAGCCCATTCTGCACAAGTATCCAAACTTAAGAACAAGAAAGGTCCAAAATACAACTTCTTGAAAACCTTGTGTGTTTTGTGCGAAACTAAATAATTATGCTTCTAGTACTAAGGAATTCAAAGCTTGCTTGGGTAAAGTTTGAAACAGTTACTCAGAATATTTTACCAAATACAGGACACATTAACTAGACAGTAAAGTGAACAGTCTCCTATGCAAAGATACCATTCAACAAAACATGATAGAGGCAAAGACCCGTGATAAGGATCAGTCCACCTCTCAGCATATCCCCTTAGTCTACGGTCAGTGAATCATAGGGCCTTGTATCAAACTCATTCGAAATAAAGAAGAATTATGCATTTTTTGATTGATCATAGAATCAGATCAAAAGGAAGACAAAGTTACCCTGATTAGCCGGTACTTAGGCTCAAACTTCTTTGCATTCTCTACAGAATCATAAATCAAGCCAAAACCAGTGGACTTTCCCCCTCCAAAATGGGTGCGGAACTTGAACACAAAGATAGAGTTTGTATCCTTCACTTCGTACATCCTTGCCAGTTTCTCCTTTAGCTCAGTCTGGTAGAGACGAAACAGATAATTTTCAATACACGGAACAATCCATATACCAACAAATAAAACCCACATACACAGATATCTCACAACATTATTTTTGTCcttttctttattaaaaaacATTGATTTTCAGAATCGAGATACTGCCCTACTGTCGTACATTTAGAAAGAGGGTAGTAAAACTAAAAATTGGTTGATTCAGGGACTGCAAAATTGTTACAGGCAGATAGTAACACAAATCTTCCAAACCATTGTCTCAGCTTCAGAAGCTTTCTTTAGACTAGTAAAGTAACATTTATCTCAAGAAAACCATACTTTGCAAGAGTAAAACAGACCAAAAGAATTCGACACCGACTATTTCCAGAAGGTCAAGGTAGTAACACACTAATACTAATTACAGTTCATACTTGCAAGTTACAAACACATCAAAATACATAGAAAAGCTACAGAGACCTAAACAATGCCAACAACACATGAAAACCAAAGGTTGAACTAGCTCAAGAACATAAGCCATACCTTGGAAACATTGGGTCTTCCTGGATGAAGAACATCGATAACCTGCATTCAATACCCAAAACACACACAGAGAGTAAATCCAGCCAgccatttacaaaaaaaaaaaaagcgtatACAGATCCCTTTCTTCATTTTTACCAACAACCATGCATGTTTTACTATTCTATAGGGAAACCCAgctgaaattcaaatatatcatacattctctcagtaactttctttcttgtttctaGACACTTGTAGTTAACCAGACTGAGGGTAATAGAAAAGGGACTCACGAATTGCTTCCTGGAGAGAAGACGGTTGGTCATGAACTTCCTGGTACGAATCGTCACAGCCTTGTTGTCCGCCATGGCTTTCTCTGCGCCTCcgctcttctttctctttgtgCGCCTTTGCCCAacagaaactagggttttagggtttagaaaTCTGACTGGAGAAGAAAGAAGTGTGATTTAAACAGCCGATGTCCAACTTATCTAGGCCCAACTACAGTACTAAATATATATGCCCGGTCCATATTTTCCTGCTCAATACAAGTTGGAAAGGCCAAGCCCGACTGTTAGTGTCATATTTGTATAATTGGCATTTCCTAGCTAAACAATCACGAGTCATATGTATTGTAATAGTCCTTAAATGTGGAATTCCGAAGCTCGGATCACATACAAGACTCGCTACTCAACTCATCTCAGTATCTTCAAATGGTAAGTCTGCATTCATGTGTGTTTTGTTACTTTTAGGAGTGAACAAGTTCTTCTATCCTAGATTACTATTCTGTTTGTTGAATTGCTGAGTCAGACGTGCTTCGTAGTGTAATGAATGAGCTTACTATGAGATAGTGTTTATTATCCATGCTCATTAAAAACGTTTTTAAAAGCCCATGCACAACAGAAACCCTAGTGTAGCTCCAGTGTCTCACCAGTATAAATACATGTTTATTTAGCATGCTAGGGTTACAGCTTCTTTTTAGAGAACTTTGAGCTAAAAAAGTTTTTCGATAAGTCATCATGAGTTGTTCCATGTTTAACTCTTGAAGGATTATCATCATCTCAAATAGGGTTCTTTCAAAGCCTTGGTTTTATGCTTCCGTGTGTGCTGCATTCATGCATGGTTCgtgccttgaggtgattgacaaccAAGTCTAGTGTTGTGCCATTTCAAGATTGACGAAGGTAATCAGATCCACTTTCCAGATTCAGTAGCAAAGACAAGATCAAGCTGCCTTTCTAGTAGGGTTCTAGTAAGTAGAGTTTGTGTGAGTTCTTTATGTACTAATCTTTTACTAGTGGATTTGTTACCGGCATAGTGCTCGCGTTTGTTTACCTCTTaggagggttttactgcgtcaacatATCGTGTGTTGTTGATCTAATCTTATACTTGCTTTGTGTTAACTGTTGGCCTATTGACAACATCCCATTAGGCTGGGTAATTCTGTTTTTGCAATTTCACCGACTTTGTCATGGGAGCATTCTATCCACATCATCTTAAGGCTGACGTCATGGACTTCACTAATGTATGACTTGCGGGATTTACATGTCATTGCTTTCACTAGCTAACATATCCGCTCATACTCACtttgtagaatcgctgtaaatctgtatgtaattaggattttatttaattaggattttatttaattaggatatcctgtaattatggaaaaattgtttcctattagagttagactactcctttgtacttgtatatatacccttattgtgggatgaatagaatcatcaaattaaccctgaattgaagtattcttttctacttggtatctgagcaggttcaatcctttgaacttgtgCTGCATCCTTTAAATCCTAAATCCTGAataacaccacaaaccgctgcgtaccaccaccattgaaTTCCAAACCATCTtcaccctacctttttttcgaaaaaaattcagatccatcttgaaaccctagaaaacccAATCCTGCAAAAATCTcgaattcctcaatggccggaCCTGTAATTGAAGGCGAACAGTCAAATCCCGAGAAGGTAATGGTGCCATCCTCACAAgtcatccatcaccactacaccacccaacaagacaactctgcgttcccaacaagtgttgtcttgaatgaatccaactacaccatatgggctcctcTCATGCGGATGCGCATTGGAGCACgagggaaggttggttatctgaCCGGAGTAAAGGCTGAACCCGCTACAAATTCTGTagagtatgaagcttgggccaCAGACAACgaaaaggtgaaaagttggctCATTGACTCCATGGAGTCCTCTCTTATGAACCGGTATATTCGtctccctactgcaaaagatatttgggaagctgtagagaaaactttttatgatgattctgatgaaacccggatctttgaattgaacaagaagtgttttgaagcaaagcaaaaTGGACGGCCTATTTCTACCTACTATAATGAGTTGGTGGCGATgttccaggagattgatcaaaTGGTGGCCTCTCAGAatgataatgttgcagctgTAGTTCAAGAGACCTCAGCGATGTCCCGTATGCGTGTTCACATGt
Coding sequences:
- the LOC112169775 gene encoding LOW QUALITY PROTEIN: uncharacterized protein LOC112169775 (The sequence of the model RefSeq protein was modified relative to this genomic sequence to represent the inferred CDS: deleted 2 bases in 1 codon), with protein sequence MKEGLRSGKFKVEKEKGSLKQTVVGNKGDEETPHLVLDGPEFDHVVQTGNGGGVVERKKVNGQVPIVGRVLRSRVVANGGGEGVGETGKKRRLVANGDDKKGKEEKVGGQVGIAGRVLRSRTVVNGGEMEDVGVAEKRKRQRLAKKGENVVDDGLEKKKGKEEGDGKVLNAGRVLRSRTVVNGECDKAESGGDKAESGGDMAERGGDKAESDGGKAESNGDMAESGGDKAESAGGKAESMAENGGDKTESHGNKSESDGVKTESNGDRAESDSDMGEKENVEVAEFGKKSRLVGNGGGVEKKKVKETEVGGKAPVAGRVLRSQTVVNGGFMAETDGALVRESRQKDVSHKKFSDVKNEGQDQLVTGFTKKLKGKRGRPPKVRKEESGRSGDGLRKLKGKRGRPPKVRKEESGRSSDGLRKLKGKRGRPVKKEREEIDLLDGRLRKKLRSGQNSSENLKGNLDEEGNVYFKRKSGSKSQEGVKPSTVTNDSYLEGKRIRKELDVKASSQVKRDKKGRYVESEDSEDGDEHKAQKLKQSGDNKQRSNSKDGIRELKQSVSEKIVKMILAAGWTVERRQRNGREYMDAVYVCPAGKTHWSVTKAYNAFKVGCENGDPMTCKDSFKFTPIPPEELSMLQRIVNKKVGKYKKKKKKGKGKGQGNSNGKQKAKDGDVSDEGIEERRKRNWVSHKGKHLLLEKDASTSTACEGELRLVQRQKRQKTQNRKRCALLVRNSENVDSENDGYIPYDGKRTVLAWMVDLGTLSLNSKLKYMNKRKRKVLLEGKIARDGIHCGCCDKTISLSEFVTHTGSDYSEPLRYILTDSGSSLLQCLLNSWNKQEESERRGFHFVEVTKEDPNDDTCGICGDGGDLICCDGCPSTFHKSCLEIKKFPSGDWHCVYCSCKFCGMFDENMCQRDSSENVVASALLTCHLCEEKYHRCCIQAKDAVNGDSSSPSFCAKNCQELFVKLERLLGVRHEVEEGFSLTLLRRFDVGDTPQKVDCNSKLIECNAKLAVAFLIMDECFLPMVDQRSGVNLIHNILYNRGSNFNRLNYGGFFTAILERGDEIISAATIRIHGNYLAEMPFIGTRYMYRRQGMCRRLLSAIESALCSLKVERLVIPAISELTETWTSVFGFKSLEESSKQKMKNMNILVFPGVDILQKPLLNQLTEKNESPVKGLSFANLEHHKTIKDVVCNTEEGRLARTDSEATAPCVHEGNDELAAVQSSTQLLCDVSRDNLESKTNTIPIPTDSVCDVLEPTKEINECQNSASVADVRALELVTKQNQPELLCDTAEGFLAGSDAEATASFKHKANDELVAVQSDTQLPSGVSHDNVEGENNSMTIPTGPIIDAHEQTEDTQLLCGVSHDNREVNNTLTIPTDSISDGHEQTEERNEHQNSDSVPDVKEVELGTKQNQYSMSKVERKSDLHPEGTDSAIEVRCALGEGTENIDRKVRMEPDIVKPFASYEEFFCPCTENNATELQNVSLVHEANVSSENSVRTGSEITTQISHDARDHRHYDSQHLQVEGSIFCSDEKLLETFEVENNHSFIQHTSIVTEGVHPESIKCSDSRILTKTGKVASDGFHQAAALTHEEADDSKGHSTTLLFGSSIICTSGNGKNTHKVVSTPADNNSHPSCGANINSNGNSNAPDVPGVYFTSNGAHMSTKSLQQSDFDSDIDNNSIRQPNSSNTCASGGGNSFGPSEVTILSNQGQAS
- the LOC112173159 gene encoding 40S ribosomal protein S24-1, with the translated sequence MADNKAVTIRTRKFMTNRLLSRKQFVIDVLHPGRPNVSKTELKEKLARMYEVKDTNSIFVFKFRTHFGGGKSTGFGLIYDSVENAKKFEPKYRLIRNGLDSKVEKSRKQLKERKNRAKKIRGVKKTKAGDAAKKK